In Clostridium omnivorum, the DNA window AAAGGAAAAATTCTAGCTGTTAAGAAAGGCACTGCAGGTGCAAAATATGCAGAAGATAATAAGGATAAAAGTAATTTCACCATTAAATATTTCAATGATTCCCCTTCAATGTTTCAAGAAGTTAAAAACGGGAATGCTGATGCAACTTTTGAAGATTACCCTGTAATTGCTTATAGCATTACTTTAGATCCAAATTGTGGGCTTAAAATTATAGGTGACAAAATAACAAAATCAAATTATGGTTTCGCTGTAAAAAAAGATTCAAATAAAGAGCTGCTTTCAATGTTCAATGATGGTTTGAAAAAAATCAAGGAAAATGGTGAATATGATAAAATCATCGCAAGGTATATAAAAAAATAAATTACATTTAAATTAAGGGGATGATGAGACTTGGATATTATAACTCTTTTTAATGATAGTCTTCCAAGCTTGCTGTCAGGTCTTTCAGTAACATTACGAGTTGCTTTTGTATCTTTAATTATAGCAAGTTTTTTAGGATTGATATTTGGACTTATGGCTATAGGTACCTCAAAGGTACTTAGGGCCATCTCTACTGTTTATGTAGATATAATTAGGGGTACTCCGCTTATTGTTCAAGCATTTTTCATATACTTTGGGCTTCCTAGTATTTTTAATTTTAAGATGCAGGCTATCACTGCAGGTATAATTACTATAAGCGTAAATGCAGGTGCGTATCTTGTTGAAATATTCAGAGCAGGTATTTTAGCCATAGATAATGGTCAATTAGAGGCTGCAAGAAGTTTAGGACTTTCATATAGTCAGGCAATGAGAAAAGTAATACTTCCTCAAGCTATTCGTAAAATGATTCCAGCATTTATAAATCAATTTATAATTTCCTTAAAAGATACATCACTCCTTTCAGTAATTGGTATAAAGGAGCTGACTCAAAGCGGAGAAATTATAATAGCCTCTACTTATAAGGCTTTTGAAATTTGGTCCATTGTTGGCATTCTGTATCTCGTATTAATTACAATGCTAAGTTATTTTTCTAGATACATTGAAAGGAGATTGAGAGTATGAGCATAATAGAAATTAACGCTTTAAAAAAATCCTTTTCTAACGTAGAAGTTCTCAAAAATATTAATTTAAAAGTAGAAAAAAGCGAAGTTTTATGTCTAATAGGACCATCAGGTTCTGGAAAGAGTACCTTATTGAGATGTCTTAATAGATTAGAAGAAATACAATCAGGAGAAATATTCATTAACGGTGAAAATATTTATGATAAAAAACTAAATACTAATGTACTTAGAGAAAAACTCGGCATGGTTTTTCAATCATTTAATTTATTTCCTCACTTGAAAGTTATTGACAATATTACCATGGCTCCATTAACACTAAAAAAAGCCTCAAAACAATCAGCAAAAAAAAGTGCCCTAGAGCTGCTTGATAAAGTAGGTTTAAAAGATAAAGCAAACGTGTACCCTGACAAATTATCCGGCGGTCAAAAACAACGAGTTGCTATTGCAAGAGCATTAGCTATGGAACCAGAAATTATGCTTTTTGACGAACCAACCTCAGCTTTAGACCCCGAAATGGTTGGGGAGGTGCTGCAAGTCATGAAAAATTTAGCTAGAGAAGGTATGACAATGGTAGTGGTAACTCATGAAATGGGCTTTGCAAAAGAGGTATGTGATAAAGTAATTTTCATGGATGGTGGCTATATTATTGAAGAAGGTGTTCCTGATGACATCTTTAATAATCCAAAGCAAGAAAGAACTAAGGATTTCCTAAGCAAGGTTTTATAACTTGCTTAGGACTTTTTTATATATCTATCTTTGCTTTTATAGCTTTTTTAAATTTCTCTAAATCTGTTATTGGTTTACCGCAAGTAAAATTCTGGCATAGATAGACCGTCACCATATTATTAATTCTACCTTTTGACGGTAAATTTTCATCCACCTTAGCTATTTCAATATTATCATTTAGAACAAGCATAGAAAAAGGCAAGTAGTTTTCGTTAATTTCTTTTATAAATTCCA includes these proteins:
- a CDS encoding amino acid ABC transporter permease, with the translated sequence MDIITLFNDSLPSLLSGLSVTLRVAFVSLIIASFLGLIFGLMAIGTSKVLRAISTVYVDIIRGTPLIVQAFFIYFGLPSIFNFKMQAITAGIITISVNAGAYLVEIFRAGILAIDNGQLEAARSLGLSYSQAMRKVILPQAIRKMIPAFINQFIISLKDTSLLSVIGIKELTQSGEIIIASTYKAFEIWSIVGILYLVLITMLSYFSRYIERRLRV
- a CDS encoding amino acid ABC transporter ATP-binding protein — encoded protein: MIEINALKKSFSNVEVLKNINLKVEKSEVLCLIGPSGSGKSTLLRCLNRLEEIQSGEIFINGENIYDKKLNTNVLREKLGMVFQSFNLFPHLKVIDNITMAPLTLKKASKQSAKKSALELLDKVGLKDKANVYPDKLSGGQKQRVAIARALAMEPEIMLFDEPTSALDPEMVGEVLQVMKNLAREGMTMVVVTHEMGFAKEVCDKVIFMDGGYIIEEGVPDDIFNNPKQERTKDFLSKVL